The Meriones unguiculatus strain TT.TT164.6M chromosome 18, Bangor_MerUng_6.1, whole genome shotgun sequence genome segment AACCAGTACGACTGCTctcgtgtgtgtgggggggggggcagggggggaGATAGGCAGGTGGCTCAGCCTGGGAATCACTGTAAAAAGCAAGTTTTAAAAATGCGCTCACCTGCGCCCCCTCCAGGTGGGGAAGGAACTGCTTTTGCAAGCACGTTCTCGGGAATAGATAccaggacttggaaaggagcagctCCTTGGAGCACAGAAAGCTGTAGTTCTTGTCCTCTGACAGTCAGCAGAGATGAAGAGCAGAGGGATGGCTGCCGGTCATGAGAAGGGACATGACAGAAGGGAGCAGCCAGGGCCTTCTAACACATTCGTATCACCTAAGCCTTAGTCTCCTTATCTGGATAATGAGCACAGCAAATCTTTCGTGCTCTTGGTGCTGAAGTGGCCCTCATTTGTGTTTTGCTCTCTGTAGTTTCATGACCTTTGATAACCAAGTCCAATGGGGTATTGGTGCTGTGTACCTGTAATCCGGATACTTGGGAGGCTGGGACAGGAAGatcctgaatttgaggccagcctaggccacatACTGAGACCGTAAAGCCTCATCTTGAGCCTCTTTATCTCAGTCAGTCTGTATGGATATTCTCCCCTGACACCTTATCATGAGTGTTGTTTACCTGGAGCCTGCAATGGGAAAATGTATGAGGAAGAAGGCTTAGTGTGGGGGAGACGGGGAGTAggtacaagtgtgaggacctgtgtttgacCCAGGAAGGAACTCAAAAGCCTGGCCAGGGTATCTGAAATCACAGCACTCCCACAGAgggatggaggcagaggcagtccccAGAGGCCTTAGGGCCACCTGGTCTGGCAGACACAgtagagagagaacaaaagaaatgCTGTCCCCCAACAAAGTGAAAGGTGGCAGTGGGCACGGGAGGTTCTTCTGACTCCCACATGTGGCAGAGTGTTCCACATGCCTGAGTGCACACCAGATCCaaatgtgcgcacacacataacaagcaaaaattttaaaacattttaaaaagggtCAGTGAGCACAGTTTGCTGTGGCAGCATGagaacctctccctcctccccccccccaaaaaaaaaggccTGTGTGGCAGTGCTGTGAAACAGATTCTGGGAACTCACTGGCTAGTTTAATGGAAAAGGCAAAATTCCAGAATCAccgagaggccctgtctcaaaatgtaaTGAAATGGAGGAGGACAGCCTCTGCCCCAGCCCCACCCACTGGGGCATAGGGCGAGGGGAGAAAACTCCACAAGTAAGCCACTCATATTTTGAGCTAACTAGTATGTGattatccttttttatttcattagttATTGCTAACCTTTTGATGTGTATAATTCATTAATGGAACCACAGATATGTATATAAAGGAAAAATAGTGTACACACAGTTTGTGCATCATTCAGTATCCTCAGGCATCCGTTTAAGAACAGATAGAAAGTGTTTCCCAAGATTAAGGTGGTTGTAATGAGGTATATGCCCCACACTGGAGGATTGTGGGGTAATATGAAGACTGGGTATGACAGCCCTGTCAGAAAACATAGGCCGCTGACATGAGGCCATGGTAACGGTCGTCCCAAAAGGTCTAACGCCACTGACTTTTCATTTGCACAGATTGGTTCCTTCCCATTGCCAGAGAGCTTTGTCAAGTGGTCAGAAGGCAGTCTTAGAGCCATGTAACTGTAGAGCAAGGCTTCCTCACCAGGAAAGGTGAGGACGTGGCGCCCTGCCGGCCCATGCACCTCAAAAACAAGCAAGTCATAAGGCTGTCTAGTCTTCCTCATCCACATGCTGTGCTACTAGCTGATCGCCATTAGCTCCAGGCCTAAGGCCTCCAGGATTTGCATGACTCTACAGGGGGTTGCTAGTGATGGTAGTTAAAAGCTACTGGGAGAGGAGATCCCCACAAAGGAACCTTCATGGTGCCAGCTCCATGTGGGAAGCCTCTCGGCCTCCTGAAGCTTCACTGCCACCCTCTGGGGGAATTTGCTGAGATTATTTTGGgaatatttaagcacagcacaatttggaAAGAAGTTTCCTGATGATGACACAGCCCCAAGTGAACAACAGACCTTAAGGCGTGATTATATCACAAACTCCTATGTCTTACAAGCAATGTCAACCATGAAGATAGGTTAATCTTCCATAAAGGTTAAGGAAGCAGGCTCCAGGTATACAACACTCATGATAAGGTGTCAGGGGAGAATATCCATACAGACTGACTGAGATAAAGAGGCTCAAGATGAGGCTTTAAGGGAGCTAATGAGGCTGGGTTGTCTCTTCAAGGGGAGAGAGGTCTTCTCTGTCTTCCACCCATAAGGCTGAGGTGGTTAGTGGCCTGGTGACCTCTATGCTGTCTCTTTGGCCAGGCCCCTCGTAAGCACAAGACCTCCTACAGGGTCccacccaggctggtctctaatctgtgatcctcccacctcagcctcccaaggcaACTGGGACTCCATGGGACTCCAGCCAATAGCAGCACAAGCAAGCAAATGATTATGTTAAGCAGTCTCGACAGCCTTGTTAGAAAGGAGCTAGGCAGGGCAGAACCAGGCAGTAGCCACTAGATATTAGccaccagaaaaaaacaaacttcctcaTAAAGGACCCTGTCACTTAGGAAGTCATATCCTCTGGCTACAAGGGGGGAATTTGTAATCTTGGTCTCCTGCTATCTTAAAGCAATCTCCCGCTCACTCAGTTGGTGTGCAcatgcgtgcttgtgtgtgtgtgttttctaggaCATAGAACAGCTCTGAGTATGATTGCTTAGGCACTGtccacctttaaaaaaatatctatttttatgtgtatgcgcgttgtgtctgtctgtctgcatacCCATGCATGCCTGGCGCCCATAGAAGCCAGGAAAGTGTATTGGATGCCTtagaactggagtgacaggtagttgtgagctctCCTGGGTCCTGGGCAAGAGCAGCAgctgttcttaactgctgagccacctcccttgtCTGCCTGGTTTagaagacaggctctcactggcCTAAAACTTACCAGGAGGGTTAGGCTGGTTTCCTGGAGAGCCCCAgggatttgcctgcttctgcctctctggtgtgtgctgccacacccagctttttgaGTTCTGGTAGTTGAACTTAGGACCTATAGACACTGTCATCTCAGCCTTCAGACAGAGAACAGAATTACACACATTTATGCCTGTTCTCACCTGTCCTTCGGTGTTCACACCCAACCATGAAGGTAGCTGCtcacctccttcctgcctctctgcaGGCCTCAGCTTTGGAACCTGCACTTGAAAGctgtttctccatttctttacCAGCTGAGGGAGTCAGGTGAGCTGCTCTCAGGCCTTGCTGTGGTTCTCATCGTGAGGCTGAACTGTGGCATGGGGCTGAGCTGGGGAAAAGTTTAGAGAGCTACTTGCCCTTGCATTATTTATTCTTGAGTTCCTTTCAGCCTCAATATCCTCTCCCATGAAACAGGAAAAGCACCACAGTACCCTGCATTCAGGGCTGCAGTTGGCATTCACCTGTAACACGTCTTTGCCTGATGTCCCTTTTCCTCTTCTGAACAGCAACCCCTCTGTTAAAGTCCAGCCTTGCTTTGCTGTGGCCTTCCCAAGCcctgctctcccttcttcccactgAGGAAGTCCTTGGCTCACTGGTGAGTGGCCCACTCTGTGGCCTGTCTTTGAAAGGAACCCTGAAAGACCTCAAACCAGGTGCATACACTCTTCCCAAGGGTGCTCCCACTCTTGCTCAATTGCTCTGGATCCAACACTCAAACCCTGTCAATCCTGCCTTCCTTAGAACACGAGGGCAGGCCCTGGGATGGGGCTCTTACAGCATGTGTGGGCTCAGGGCCCAGCCAGCTCACTGATCTGACGtgggtggaagcaggaagaaacaCTTCTTTAGCTCAATCCCTCACCATGGCTGCTCACACAGGGACAAGTGTGACCGTCCCCTCACATTCCATCCAGGTACATCGAAAGGGCAGAAGTGCTTCAAGAACACATCTTCAATTATTTTTACCTTTAggacacagggtctcatgcagtcaggctggtcttaaatttGCTATCACCAAGAAGTGAACTTGAACTTCTGACATGCCTGactacatgctgggattacacatgggcacaaccatgcctgattttttttattttttttattcagtgttGGAGAATTGAACCCAtggttttgtgcatgctaggcaagtactctaccaaactcagctacatccccagccccaaAGAACACGTttagaaggaagcagagacaggaactaGAGCAAggcaagttattttaaaaaacctgatatgggctggtgtgatggctcagtggtaaaaacGCTTGCCAACtagagtttgatccctgggacctccatgggaagggaagaaaaggaactcTGGCAAGTTTTCCTCTCACCTACACGTGTTCTGTTGCACTCAAACCCACccatacacacagaaaagaaatacacttaactgtaataaaaaattttaaaactcttttatatAAAGAACCCAGACAACTAAAGATATAGAGTAACAAATGtacttttaattaatttcagGTAAAAACTACACAGGGAGAAGGAGCAATGATTAATTCTGGCCCTAATTTATAGAGCCAAATCATCTACAttagaaaaaacaacaaaacccaaggcATTAAGTCCTCACAGATCACACACTGGCAACCCAGCTGGTCTTTCATATTCCGTATTTCTTCTTCAGCTCTTCTACCTTGTCCACATAGGCTTTCATGGCACTTTCCTTGGAAGTCCCTGGAAGGAAGTGATAGGGGTGGACATCAGGAAGGCAGTATGCTAGAAAGGCATGCAGCAGGCAGGGGTGTCTgccctttgctttttaaaaacttgtgtgtgcatatctgtacAGGGGATGTATTACATGTACTAATGAGCATGCAGAcatgcctgaatgtatgtatgtgcaccaaatGCATTCAGTGCCTGCTAAAGTGAAATGAGGGTCAGATCTCTCAGAGTTATAGGTAGCTGTAAGCTACTTGTTGTGGGTTCCAGAAACCAAatcaagtcctctgtaagagcagcaagcactcttaagcCATTCTTTCCAGCCCCGTCTTATCTacttaattatgtatttattttgcaagggggtgagtgtgtgtgtgtggtgatttgaatgaggatGGCCCCACTAGCTCATATCTTTGAATGAgcggtccccagttagtggaactgtttgagaaggattaggaggtgtggccttattggaggaggcaCATGACTGGAGGTGggttttaaggtttcaaaagcccattgcCGGGCTCAgtccctctctctcctgcctgtggatcaggatgtaaagttctcagctactgttccaccATCATGTCTatctttctgccatgatgatcatggactaaccctctaaaaaTTTAAGCAAgcagagtttccttggtcatggtgtctcttcacagcaataaaagggTAACTAAGACAGGGGAGGGGGCACATACATACTACAGCatgggtagaggtcagagggcaaattGTGGAAACCATAGGGTTCCCATCATGTGGGCTCTGGGcatcaaactcaagttgtcagactTAGTGGCAagcaactttacccactgagccatctcaccagatcCTCCACTTGATTTTATGAGGTGAGGTTTCTCACTGAACTAGCAGCTCATAGCCAGTGAGCTCTGAGGctagacctgcctgtctctgccccttccAGCATTAGGGTCACAGGTAGGTGCctgctgctgtgcctggcttttttctATAGGTACTGGgtttctgaactcaggtcctcatgcttgcacagcaggcaccTTGCTGACTGAGCACTCTCCCTAGCcccataatatcattgtgacatGATATTATGATTCATATATGTGTTGTGCCACAGGCTGGACAGATATGCTCTGATCCCAATTTAATATTTGGAGATTGTTTCTTACATGTATAGGACAGCTCTCTGATATCTCAGAGATGACCTGAGGACTGGACTCATTACCCTTCCAGGACATGGGTTTTGCTTTGCAATGCACTAAGCTCTTGCATGATGGGTCACCCATGAGAGTAGGGCTACAGGCAGGGTGGACCTTAGCCTTCTAGACAGGCAGGAAAGTGTCCCTGTGGTGATTTTTCTGGTGCTGATAAGCTCGTGTTTGGCTTCAACTTATGGACTGTCTGTTTTAGATTCTCATCTCCCACAGCTGTACTGCTGGCTGTGAAAAAGCTAGGCCAGCCACTCTCTTCCCCACAGACAGAAGTGCCGAAGACTGAGTAAAAGCTGCTGGTTCTTGGAGAGGAATGAGGCAACTCTTTGTCTTCTTGTCACAGCAAGAGGGACAATGAATACACCCCGAGGGACAGCCACACTCAGTTCCTAGATTCCCCCAGGGTAAGAAGAAGCCCTCGGGGACTAAGAGAGCTTGTTTGTGAAACACTGGATGCCTGGGGGCCTGAGAATGGTGTAGAAAATGGACGGGCAGAATTGCACAGGACCCTAGCCATGCATTTTAGTGTGGTGGGGCCCTTCCTGAGTTCATGCCTTCCTCCCttgtgagaggacagaaggcttaTTCAGCAACTGGCTAGCAAGGGTATGAGAGCTGCCAACAGCTTTGGTGCCAACTTTTGGGGCTTGCTGCCATGGGAACACGTGATTTAATGGAGCCCAGACACTTCTTGGATGCTTGTGCTTAGCAAATAATAGTTCCATTCACTGGCCACGCATTACCTCATTCCCTTTTTTTCATGTGCCTTCTGGCTGAAAGGGAACTGGGGAATAGCCACTCGGCCAAGGGGTCACTGCCTGTACTTGTTGGGGAGATAGAGGTGTGTACAGGAGAACTCTTTTTACTCTGAACACATCTAAGGACCCCTGCAAAATATCCCTCCCTGGCCTGTTTCCCAGTGACCTGATCCTTAGTCCTTTCCCACTAGACAACAACTGCCCAGAGACAGAGCTCTTAGAACCAGCAACATTcagagggacaggaaaggaagtgGCCTGGTTTTCCCCATGTGAGGGCTGGCTGCACTGGCTTCCATATGTGCCTCGTGAACTTTGCCCTTCCTGCTCCAGAATGGAGAGTCTTCAATGCCCAGCCTCACACAGGAGGGAAACTGATTGGAACACGTTACCTTTCAACTTATTCCACGAATCCCACTTGGCTTTGCCTTTGAGGTCCAACAGTCCAGGACGATCTGCAACAAGGGAAGGACAGTATTAGATTTGCTACAAGTTCTAATGGAGAACTTTATCAACTTTTCTTCATGAAAGTCAAGAATttttcgttgtttttttttttttcttccccccaagacagggttactctgtatagcccaagctgtcctagaactcattttgtagaccaggctggcttcaaactcagagatccacctgcttctgcttcccaagtgctgggattaaaggtgtatgccattaCCACTGCACCATTCTTTTTCATATTGTTACTGATTATTTGGGAATGTCACATCATGAACTCTGATCACACTCATTTCCCAGTCCTCCTAAGTTCCCCCACCTTGTGACCCCCCtccacaaaaaaagaagaaaaatagaaaaacaagcaaacaaacaaaccaaaccaaaaccaaaacaacaacaacaaaaaaaacgaaGTCCAATTTTGTGTTGCCCAGATACTCACCGGAGCTTGATAGAACTCCCAGTGacaagccccttaaagaaaactgagtccttcccctccTGCTCCCCCGCCAGAAGCCCTCAGCTGTGGAGAGCTATACTTCAGCATCCTTACCACCACTTTTTAGTACTTCCAATGTCTTGTAGGTTCTATTGTAAGAAACCCAGTTGGGCTTATAGCAACACAAATTTAAAATTGAGAGAAAACAAGACTAAAAAATGTTCTTAGTTTTTTTGAACTATAAAGTAAAATGCTTGAGACCCAAAGTTTTGCTTTAAAAAGAACCACTCTTTTGGGGTTAGGGGTGAAGTCAGTAGGTGCTTCCCTAGCATGCACCAAGCCTGGCCCTGGCGACCCTCAGCATATATAAACAGAgaatgatggcacacacctgtaatcccagcatccaggaagtaggggcaggaggatcaggaattcaaggtcagctcAGCTATACAGAAAGTATCTTGCCAGTCCAGGCTACATGAGAATTAGTTGTGGTAGTGCACACCCATAATGCCAGCCACTCCAGAGCTGGGCAGGAGGACGGGAGGGTCAAGGCCTGCCTGGCCTACAGACTGGGTGGcttagtgagattctgtctcactattagaaaaatattaaataataaaagggCTAGGGATGTGGCCTAGCATGCCCCAAACCCTGGgtcccagcaccagcaccagATAAACTACAGATGGTGATTCACACCTATAAGGTGGAAGAAggaggatcaaaaattcaaggtcatttttggGCTAAAGAGTGAatttgggccagcctgggctacatgagactctgtcttacaCAAAACGAGGGgtgggagggcagggcaggggcatgcacgcgcacgcacacacgcacacacacgcacacacgcacacacaaaagctcaaaccaaaccaaaccaaacttgTACTTTGATTAAAttaaacaaacgaacaaacaaacatccattcatgtggTTCACAATCCAAAAACTCTTGAAcaaatgaggctggagagatggctcagtactgGCTGCTTTcacagagggcccaggttcaatttccagcacatggcagctcacaactgtctgtaactctagttccagaggatcctaTACTCTCACACAGATATGCACGCAGGcaacacaccaatgcacatgaaattgaAACAACAGTAACAACCCTCCCAAAACAACCCCCCAAGAAACAACTCTGAGAAGAAATACTATTCCATTCTCCCCCTCTCCTTGTTGCACTGCTGTTATCAGTGTTCTGGGTGTCCCTGCCTGTGACTTGTCTTTATAATCTGGCCCCATTTTCACATATTgtagaagtgtttttttttttttttttgagaccagaCTACTCCCAGAGCATCTGACTTTGGGTGGCCCTCCCACTATGCTTCCCTGAGGACAATTTCATTGCTCAGAGCAGAAATTGCACAGTGTACAGCTAGGGACTGGGAGTCTGAGAAAAAGTCCCAGGAACCTTCCAGGAAGACTGCAGATCCCCAGATGAAAAGACTCCCTGCCAGACTGTTCTCCCAAGATGAAATGTGTATTTGCAACATTCAGTTAATTAATTTATACACCGGAGTGCATGCGCATGTGCATTCCATTGTGCAGgtatggatgtcagaggacaacttttgggaatcaGTTCCCTCCTTTCACCAAGAGGGTCCTTCAGGTagtcaggcatggcagcaagtgcctttacacaAGGGGTACAATTCTAATGGAAAACAGCAGATTCAACAAAGCTACTGCTGAGCAGCAGGGCTTAGATTTCTCTCTGGGGCCTTTGCTTCTTTCATACTAGATGCTAAGATAATAGGTAAAGCCCTTTTGAAACCAGATTGAATGTGTTCCCAGGGTCACTAAGAAATGAGGAAGATAGTCTTTGCAGGTAATATCTCCCAGCTTAAAGTCTAGACACCAGGGCTCTGCCTGAACCGTAGTGCCTCAGGTAGTTGGAAGTGAGTTTCTCAGACTCCTGGGCTGCCGGGCCAACTTGGCCTGCTCTGATGGGAAACTCGGCATACCTGTATTTACATCGCCCACGGTTGCTTGTTTGAAGTGGCTGTACACGAACAGCATCTCTTCGTCACTTGGCTGAGTCTTGAGGCGCTTCACCTCCTCAGCAGCTTTGTCAAATTCAGCCTAAGGGAAAGGAACAGGTACAATGGGTTGGAGGATGCCTGTGTGGGAGAGGTCCAGCGATGAATGGACGGCGGGAAGCGGTACTCCTCCCAAACTCTGTTTTCTTGCCAAGATTCCGTAAAGGCCCACCTGTACACTCATGCAGTTACAGCACTGGGtcaagtgctgggaatagacCTGGCTCACAGTACAAGTACACGCCCTTGAAAATCTTCATGCCCAACCAACTGCCTGACCACCACTGGCTCATGTTCAGCAGTTCCTGGAGTTTCAGCAAAGCTACGACCTATGATCAGTGGAGATTGACCGGGCAGTGAGGGGAAGCGTGGCGTGATCAAAACAGTCAATCAGGGTTCAGGACAAGAATGCAGAGGAATCCAGGGTCGGGCCGCTGGTCCTTTCCTACTGGGGCCTGGAGTTTAGCGTTGACCTCTGTCCCAGTGCCCAGATTAGGGAGAGGCaagtgggaggagccagagatcTCCCTAAGGAGTTAGCTCCTGGACGGGGGTCTGCACATGAGGGAAGGAAAAGGCGGGTGGGCCGCCTCACCTACTCGCATCTCTTCTGTGCAGAGGCATGCCAGGCACAAGACTAGTTACCTTCCCCCGACCTCCAGCCTCCCCAGCCAGGGCCTCCATGAGTGCCCCAATACCATTCCGGTCCTTCCCAGTATGGAATTCAATCTTCCCTGTCCTACATCCCccctttgcctcatcttccttTTGAGGATGCTGTGCCAGTTTCCCCTGGAGTCCAGCCCACCCACAACTCTCTAGCAGTTCCGGCGTGGGCGGCAGTTTCAgaaatctgcaagggaaaaagttCCGCTCCCCAGGCTATGAGCTGGGCTCGGATCCCAGAACAGCTGCCGGGCATCCAAGAAAAAGAGCCCCACGGGATTTCCGCGGTCTGATGCCCCCAAACCCACTGCATCTTCGCAGCCCGGCAGGGCACGCGCAGTACCTGAGACATACTGGCGAGGTGACCTGGTTCCAAGCGCGCGGGAGGAGGCTCAGAACAGGCAGCAATCAAACTCCAGAGCGGACAGCCTAGCGCCTTTAAAAGCACAGCCCCAGCGTTCCAGCGAGCTCGGGCGAGCGCCAGCAACCAATCAGAAGTCGGATCTGCCTTCGGGGGCGTGTCCATTCTAGGCGGAGAGAGCCAGCCCTTCACAGACCCAAGAGGGCATTATTGCGCATGCGCGGGGAGGAGCCGCGGGGCACGCCGGGAGCAGGTGGGACGCGCTAAGGGTTTCTTTGAGCGCGGTTGGCGGGTGGGGGCACTCGGGGTGAGTGAGGGCAGTTGGGTAAGAGCTGGGAAGGGACTGAGGTTGTGTGAAATGGGGACGTGCGGGAGGAAAGTAGAAGTCAGTATGATTCTTTCCCTTTAAATCTGATGCCGGTTGGAAAGAGGCCGGAAGCTGTATCTCTAGTAACTTCTCAGCCTGGGAAACGGGATGATGCGACCCCATAAAGGGAATCTAGGGAGAAATGCCAAGTGCACAGGGCCACGGTGTCCTGCTGGACCAAGCCCATGCCCAACCCTTTTCTTCTAAACTTCTGGCACATTCTTTGACCCGTGCACGTTGCCCATAGTTCTCAGTCCCGCACGCCTAACGCGCAGTCCAGTGTTCCATTAGTGCTTTATAAAGGCAGAGACCGTGTGATATAACAAACTTGCGCCAGAAGAGGTGCCCGACAAGCCTTTGTTATAACTTTTCTTCTcgaatgttttttttaaacacttgGCAGCATGAGTGCAGACTTCTAGACCTTGGGCAGACAGCAGTGGACAAACAGATGAATCTCTGCAACCTTGAGGCATCTTATTGTGGGCTAACAGTTGATGTAGTAAATTATCGACTTTTCAAAAAGAAGTCGGAAGCTTTAACTCGTGGGTATGGGTGTAGGGGAGTGGGAGAGAAGATGCTGGCTGAGCGAGCCCTTCGAGTCAGGGAAGGCGCATTCTAGCAGAGAGCAGTAGTAAGCAATGGGTTACTGTGGGAATTAATTGAATTCTTAGTCTCGttaataaaataagttaaaactGACTCAGGAGGAGGCTCGAGGacaattttattaaagtttaagatTA includes the following:
- the Dbi gene encoding acyl-CoA-binding protein isoform X1 encodes the protein MSQAEFDKAAEEVKRLKTQPSDEEMLFVYSHFKQATVGDVNTDRPGLLDLKGKAKWDSWNKLKGTSKESAMKAYVDKVEELKKKYGI
- the Dbi gene encoding acyl-CoA-binding protein isoform X2, which gives rise to MSVQAEFDKAAEEVKRLKTQPSDEEMLFVYSHFKQATVGDVNTDRPGLLDLKGKAKWDSWNKLKGTSKESAMKAYVDKVEELKKKYGI